In Mus pahari chromosome 20, PAHARI_EIJ_v1.1, whole genome shotgun sequence, the genomic stretch GAAGTGGGTCATCTCTACCAGGAAAGCAAGGTAGTAGATGAGGGTTAGGGGCAGGCGGGTGGAGGggaatgtgtagcccaggccctCGACCAGTGGCCGAAAGAACTCAAAGTTATTGATGGGCCTACCATCTGAGATGAAGTAGGGCTGACCAGAGGCAACGTGGCCTTTATCGGCTTTCAGAGCCTCAGAGGCCAGGATGTGAGCCTTCACCAGGTTATCCACGTGGACAAACTCAACCAGGCTCTGGGGATCCCCGTACACAAATCTGAACAGGCCCCTCTCAATGTAACTCACTATCCGGGGAAGatgcctctgctccccagccccaTAGATGCCGGCTGGCCTTATCGCACAGGTCCGGAGTACACCATCACCTTGCTTGAAGGCCAAGCCATTGGCTTCCAGGACCTTCTTCTCTGCGATGGATTTGGTCCTGGAGTAGTGATCCGGGTGCAGGTGAAGTGGCAGGTAAGGTAGAGACTCGTCCCCGTCTCTGATGACTTGACCTCCAAAGATGACATTGAATGTGCTTGTGTAGACTAAACTGGGCACGCCTCTCTCCAGGCAGGCCCTGAGGATGTTCTCGGTGCCACCCACGTTGACCTCTTCGATCCGGGTCTTGTTCAGTTGCTCCCTCCCAGACATGCCGTAAGAGGCGACGTGGAACACGCACGCAACTTTGTCAGCATCCTGGAAGGCTGTCTCCACATCAGAGAGGCGGCGGATATCGCCACAGACGAATCTGATTCCCTCTGGAAGGTTCTGGGCTGGTTGGGTGATGTCAAACAGAATCACGTGGACTCCTTTCTGGTTTAGAGCGCAGCCGAGGCTGAGATGAGAAAGATCAGGGTTAAGTCAGGTCACCCTTTGGCTGTGTCTAAAAAAAGTGTAGGAAATGACTTACCAATAAGGTAGGGCTCACCCGAGTCTCCTTAACTCATCCTGAGTCACTTAGCATATTTATCACTATAGGTCTTGTTTAGGTTCTGAATAAACAGGAATCCCCCTCAACAAAGTGAATCACGACCAAGTCTCTGTGACAGAGTGCCTTTTGTGATTTAAAGGTGAGTTGTCTCACAGGCTCAGGTCCTTAAGCACTTGGTACCCAGCAGGTGGCGATGTTTTGCTGGAGAAAGTAGGCGGGCCTTGGGATTTGATAGACAGACCCAGCCTCCcgttgcttttctcctttctcatttcaGGGGCTCTGTCAACAGTAGCCTCACACTTCTGCCCTCCTGACCTGTATTCCTTTAAACTGTGAGTTCAACTATTCGTATGCCCCTTAAATTGtttgttatatgtatatttgatcccactgatgagaaaaagaaatgaatacagtTGTCTAAGAAcatgatggagctggagagatggctcagcggttaagagcactgactgcttttccaaaggtcctgagttcaattcccagcaaccacatggtggctcacacccatctgtaatagaatccgatgctctcttctggtgtgtctgaaaacaactacagtgtactcatataaatataataaataaatcttaaaaaaaaaagaacattatctTTGGTGACAAGAATAGTCACCAGGCCCCAATTTATaggctttaaaaataatgtttcttgaAGTGGAATAAATCTGTTTTTCAATTTTCAAGCCCGAGTAGTTAGCACAATAATTTGCTTTTGCTTTAGAATGATctaaacatgcacatgcatataaacaGGAGAATCAAAATCCATGAGGGTAATTTGTAGATGAACTGACCGGAAGCCAAAATATCCTCCTCCTCCAGTGATGAGAACGGtttcctctggggaccttggggacTCCATACAAGACAGTGAAAGGACAACTGGACCTGCAGGACGATGCCACAACATTATGACCCTGTATAAACATGCTTCTCCTTtgtgaagaagaagaacaagaacagggGGGTCGGCCTGCTGCTCAGTGGTAGCTCATATACCCAGCATGCGTGAATCTCTGGTTAAATGGCCAGCACTGAGAAACCCAGACCAAACAACGGAATACATTAGTGCAGGAGATACTCTGAGACTCGTGGCTCTAGTCACAGGTCTGCCACTTTAGCCACACCCCCTTACTCCTTGGCTTCCAATTCCTTCCTGTGCCATATAAACAGACGTGTCTTCCTTGCCTACCGACCACAGTTAATGTGAAGGttaaatacatacacaaagagtGTGGGGGTATTCTTGAAACCATGAAGCACTTTTGGACATGAGGCATCACTGTTGATTTTTGGAACAGATTGGGGCCTTCGGGAAGAATCACTTTGAAATGGGTCGAGAGAGGGGGTTTCTCCTGTGCATTAGAAAACCTAAGACAGAACTCGGTAGACGCTTCCAGCATCTGCAGTGcgctttggtttttggttgtttggttaaCACTCCATACTTAAAAACAGGgagaaagggctggtgagatggctcagtgggtaagagcacccgactgctcttccaaaggtccggagttcaaatcccagcaaccacatggtggctcataaccatccgtaacaagatccgacgccctcttctggagtgtctgaagacagctacattgtacttacatataataaataaatctttaaaaaaaaaacagggagaaAAATTCCTTGCTGTAGCAAATCATGCCCTCCACCCTAGACACCTTGTGAATGCATCAAGGGAAAGTACTCAATGCAtttgatggggtgggggtgggggtggggttggggttctTGCTTCTATCTCCCTCTTCATTTATTGACTCTCCAGCAGGTTCATCTCAAGGTCCTCTAGCACTACTTCCTCTCAAGAATGTAACAGACAGAAACTGGTTAGAGAACTTGTCCCACAGTCGAGAAAAGAACCCAGAGGTACACAGTACCAAAGAACTCAACAATCACCTGCCATGAACTCTGTTTTGAACAAGGACCGCCACAAGGATTTCGTGGAGCGGCCGGCTGGGGCAGCACAGGAAGAAGGGCGCAGGTGCGAAGAGCCACGTGACGTCAGTCTGCATGCACTGGCCCAGATGAGAACAGTGGTAACTCAAGGGTGTCGGGAGGGAGCAGCTAGGGGCACGGGGCAGGCAGCCTTGAGATGGTTTGGGGAGCTCGTCTGGGACACTTTACTTTTTCGAAACGTTACTTTCCTGTAAGCTGTGTCCTGTTCTATTTCAGGACGTCTTTGAACTTCTAGAAAAGCAGCAGTGTACatacagcagagagagagagagagagagagagagagagagagagagagagagagaggagacagatgtgctTTGGCGCTCACCACGAGTGTCAGACAGCTCATGGGGAACTTTATGCGCACACGAACTTCCAACAAAGCGCCGCCATCACCCTGTTTTCCAGCCAAGAGTAAATAACTCTCCCACGCA encodes the following:
- the Sdr42e1 gene encoding short-chain dehydrogenase/reductase family 42E member 1 isoform X2, translated to MESPRSPEETVLITGGGGYFGFRLGCALNQKGVHVILFDITQPAQNLPEGIRFVCGDIRRLSDVETAFQDADKVACVFHVASYGMSGREQLNKTRIEEVNVGGTENILRACLERGVPSLVYTSTFNVIFGGQVIRDGDESLPYLPLHLHPDHYSRTKSIAEKKVLEANGLAFKQGDGVLRTCAIRPAGIYGAGEQRHLPRIVSYIERGLFRFVYGDPQSLVEFVHVDNLVKAHILASEALKADKGHVASGQPYFISDGRPINNFEFFRPLVEGLGYTFPSTRLPLTLIYYLAFLVEMTHFVVGRLYNFQPFLTRTEVYKTGVTHYFSLEKAKKELGFEPQPFDLQEAVEWFKAHGHGRGAGGQDSEFMLWDGILVLLLVLSVFTWIPPSTILSI
- the Sdr42e1 gene encoding short-chain dehydrogenase/reductase family 42E member 1 isoform X1, whose product is MDYGCPVVLSLSCMESPRSPEETVLITGGGGYFGFRLGCALNQKGVHVILFDITQPAQNLPEGIRFVCGDIRRLSDVETAFQDADKVACVFHVASYGMSGREQLNKTRIEEVNVGGTENILRACLERGVPSLVYTSTFNVIFGGQVIRDGDESLPYLPLHLHPDHYSRTKSIAEKKVLEANGLAFKQGDGVLRTCAIRPAGIYGAGEQRHLPRIVSYIERGLFRFVYGDPQSLVEFVHVDNLVKAHILASEALKADKGHVASGQPYFISDGRPINNFEFFRPLVEGLGYTFPSTRLPLTLIYYLAFLVEMTHFVVGRLYNFQPFLTRTEVYKTGVTHYFSLEKAKKELGFEPQPFDLQEAVEWFKAHGHGRGAGGQDSEFMLWDGILVLLLVLSVFTWIPPSTILSI